In Candida dubliniensis CD36 chromosome 6, complete sequence, the following are encoded in one genomic region:
- a CDS encoding cytochrome c oxidase assembly protein, putative (Similar to S. cerevisiae COX15;~In S. cerevisiae: protein required for the hydroxylation of heme O to form heme A, which is an essential prosthetic group for cytochrome c oxidase), with protein sequence MLSKTRFFFTKNSLVLNTLKQNKGCKLSIVSRTPTSKLFPSSFKISRIFNNLSKRKYSTISHRVGSSFPKSEFVKSTPPPVIPQKSIGYWLLGTSTLVFGIVVLGGLTRLTESGLSITEWKPVTGAIPPLNQQEWEQEFNKYKDSPEFKQLNSHITLDEFKFIFGMEWGHRLVGRCIGAFFILPALYFWARGRFTPQLTKRVLGLTGLLGLQGFIGWWMVKSGLDEEQLAERKSKPTVSQYRLTTHLGAAFLMYLGVLWTAFEILNENKLANLAKKSPEAVQTFLKQLNNPALRKTKIAGLGVLALTFITAMSGGMVAGLDAGLIYNTFPHMGDDWIPNGSELMSPVFSRKSDQSDLWWRNILENPTTVQLVHRIFATATFFAVLGAHVYVNRNKGVVPVASKRIMHGVMGVATLQVALGITTLIYLVPIPLAALHQAGALALLTASLAFSAKLKKPRPQFVQFINANMKSQLLKTRV encoded by the coding sequence ATGTTGTCTAAGACTAGATTCTTTTTCACAAAGAATTCACTTGTGTTGAATActttaaaacaaaacaaaggttgtaaattatcaattgtcTCACGAACACCAACTTCTAAATTATTTCCATCATCATTCAAGATTTCAAGGatttttaacaatttaAGTAAGAGAAAGTATTCGACTATCAGTCATAGAGTAGGTTCTTCTTTTCCTAAGTCTGAATTTGTCAAGTCTACCCCACCTCCAGTGATTCCGCAAAAATCTATTGGATACTGGTTATTGGGAACATCCACTTTGGTTTTCggaattgttgttttaggTGGATTAACAAGATTAACTGAATCTGGTTTATCTATTACAGAATGGAAACCTGTCACTGGAGCAATTCCTCCTTTGAATCAACAAGAATGGGAACAAGagtttaataaatataaggATTCCCCTgaattcaaacaattgaattcCCACATTACCTTAGACGAATTCAAGTTTATTTTCGGTATGGAATGGGGTCATAGATTGGTTGGAAGATGTATAGGGgcttttttcattttaccAGCTTTGTACTTTTGGGCTAGAGGTAGATTCACTCCTCAGTTGACAAAACGTGTTCTCGGTCTTACTGGTTTGTTAGGTTTACAAGGATTTATCGGTTGGTGGATGGTCAAATCAGGATTGGATGAAGAACAATTGGCAGAAAGAAAATCTAAACCAACTGTATCCCAATACAGATTAACTACTCATTTGGGAGCTGCATTTTTAATGTATTTGGGTGTTTTGTGGACTGCATTTGAGATTTTAAATGAGAATAAACTTGCCAACTTAGCTAAGAAATCACCAGAAGCCGTGCAAACATTTctcaaacaattgaataatcCTGCTTTGagaaaaaccaaaataGCCGGTTTGGGTGTGTTGGCATTGACTTTTATAACTGCCATGTCTGGTGGTATGGTTGCTGGATTGGATGCAGGCTTGATCTATAATACTTTCCCACATATGGGTGATGATTGGATTCCAAACGGAAGCGAACTTATGTCTCCAGTCTTTTCTAGAAAATCAGATCAATCAGATCTTTGGTGGAGAAACATATTGGAAAATCCAACCACTGTTCAATTGGTACATCGTATTTTTGCAACTGCTACATTCTTTGCTGTCTTGGGAGCACACGTCTATGTCAATAGAAATAAAGGTGTTGTACCTGTTGCTTCTAAAAGAATAATGCACGGTGTTATGGGGGTCGCTACTTTGCAAGTAGCATTAGGAATAACTACATTGATCTATTTGGTTCCAATTCCATTGGCTGCATTACATCAAGCAGGTGCTTTGGCTTTATTAACAGCTTCATTGGCATTTTCTGCCAAATTGAAGAAACCTAGACCacaatttgttcaattcatcaatgcCAACATGAAAAGCCAATTATTAAAGACTAGAGTTTGA